The nucleotide sequence GAGTATGTGCCCGCCGCTCACGAATTGGTCTCGGGTGCGAAAGGCGCGGTTAACACGAACTTCAGGCGCGCTACCCTCTAGTAGCACGACTCTAGATTTCGCCCGCCGCGGCCACCGCCGACCGGGCAACCACCTGAAAGGAGACGGTTTTGCGCCGTCCAAAACTCTTCCGCAGGGGCGCCGTGATCGCCTCGCTCCTCTCGGCGACCATGGCCCTGAGCGCGTGCGGCAGCGACAACAAGTCCGGCGGCTCGGGCGACAGCGGTAGCGGCTCCAAGGGCGGACCCGTCGTCGCCGTCGCGTTCGACACCGGTGGCCGTGGCGACAAGTCGTTCAACGACGCCGCCGCCGCCGGCCTCGACAAGGCCGTCGAGGAGTTCAAGCTGGAGAAGCCGACCGAGCTCTCGGGCAAGCCCGACGAGTCGGACGCCGACAAGGAAGACCGTCTCCGCCAGCTGGCCGACAACGGCGCCACCGCGATCGTGACCGTCGGCTTCTCGTACAAGAACGCCCTCGAGACCGTCGCGCCGGACTACCCGGACGTCAAGTTCGTGCTCATCGACAACAGCCTCGAGGCCAAGAACGTCGCCTCGTACGTCTTCAAGGACAACGAGAACGCGTTCCTCGTCGGCGCCATCGCGGCGCTGACCTCGAAGACCGGCAAGATCGGCTTCGTCGGCGGCGTCAACGAGACCCTGATCAACAACTTCGAGAAGGGCTTCACCGCCGGCGCCAAGCAGGCGAAGGCCGACATCCAGGTCGACGTGAAGTACCTGACCGAGGCCGGCGACTACTCCGGCTACAACGACCCGGGCAAGGGCAAGGTCGCGGCCGAGGGCCAGTACGACGGCGGCGCCGACGTGGTGTACGCCGCCGCGGGCCTGTCGAACAACGGTGTCTTCGAGGCGGCTGCCGAGAAGGGCAAGCAGGCCATCGGCACCGACTCCGACCAGTACCTGACCGCTGACGCCTCCTACAAGGAGTCGATCATCGCCTCGGCGCTCAAGCGCATCGACACGGTCGTCTACGACTTCATCAAGTCGGTCAAGGACGACACCTTCAAGGCCGGCACGCACGCCGTCGGCCTCAAGGAGAACGGCGTCGACTACGTCATCAACAACCCGCAGGTGAAGGCGGCCGTCGACAGCAAGATCCAGGATCTGAAGAAGCAGATCATCGACGGCAAGATCACCGTTCCGTCGGCGAACTAGCAGCACCCGCACGGCACAGGTGGCGGGCATCGTGAGCAGGTCGATGCCCGCCACAGTCGTGTCCGGCCCCACGGTCGACTGGCGACCTTCCACGGTCGTCGAGCCTCCGGACGCCCGAGCGACGCCTTTCCACGGTCGTCGAGCGAGCGAGCGCCAGCGAGCGACGTCGAGACGTGGCGACTGCGGCTTGCGTCGTCTCGACGTCGGGCTCGTTCCTCGCCCTCGCTCGACGACCGTTGGGGGGAGCGGCGTCGGACGGCCGTTGGGGAGCGACCGGAGGTCCACGACGGTTGGGGTAGGCGCCCGCGGTCGGGTCGGCCCCTTCACGGTCGTCGAGCGAGCGAGCGCCAGCGAGCGACGTCGAGACGTGGCGACTGCGGCTTGCGTCGTCTCGACGTCGGGCTCGTTCCTCGCCCTCGCTCGACGACCGTTGGAGAGCGACCGGCGTCGGACGACCGTTGGGGAGCGAGCGGCGTCGGACGACCGTCGGGGAGCGAGCGGCGGTCCACGACGGTTGGGGAGCGCCCCGCGCTCGGGTCGGCCTTGCGACGGCCGTTGGAGGTCTTCGTCCGCGAGGTCACGGGCGATGACCGGTATGTTCGCCACAGCAACCACGATGCACCCATGAGGTCGAGGTAGTCATGACAACTACGCCACCGCGAGCGGCGTCCCCCAGCAGCGCGCCGGACACCCCGGATCGCGCAGCGCTGGCAGTCGAGCTGGACGGGATCACCAAGCGGTTCCCCGGCGTCGTGGCCAACAAGGACATCTTCCTGAAGGTCCGCCGCGGCACGGTGCACGCCATCGTCGGGGAGAACGGCGCCGGCAAGTCGACGCTGATGAAGACGCTCTACGGCATGCAGCGCCCCGACGAGGGCGAGATCCGCATCGACGGCAAGCAGGTGCGGTTCGCGACGCCGTCCGACGCGATCAAGGCCGGCATCGGCATGGTGCACCAGCACTTCATGCTCGCCGACAACTTCACCGTCCTGGAGAACATCGTCCTGGGCGCCGAGAAGCTCTACGGCATCGGCGACAAGGCCCGCGAGGTGATCCGCAAGATCGGCGAGGACTACGGCCTGGAGGTCGACCCCGACGAGCTCGTCGAGAACCTCGGCGTGGGCGACCGGCAGCGTGTCGAGATCATCAAGGTGCTCTACCGCGGCGCCAAGATCATCATCCTCGACGAGCCCACCGCCGTCCTCGTCCCGCAGGAGGTCGACGAGCTGTTCGACAACCTCCGCGAGCTCAAGGCCGAGGGCTACACCGTCATCTTCATCTCGCACAAGCTCGACGAGGTGCTGTCCGTCGCCGACGACGTGACCGTCATCCGCCGCGGCACGACGGTCGCCGCCGTCGACCCCAAGCAGACCACCGCCCGGCAGCTCGCCGAGCTGATGGTCGGCAACGAGCTGCCCGAGCCCGCCACTCGCGGCAACACCGTCCAGCAGGACAACTTCGTCCTCGACGTCCGCGACCTCGTCGTCAACGACTTCAGCGGCCGCGCCGTGGTCGACCACATCAGCCTGCAGATCCGCGCGGGGGAGATCCTGGGCATCGCGGGTGTCGAGGGCAACGGGCAGGAGGAGCTCGTCGAGGCGATCATGGGCATGGACGTCATCCAGGGCGGCACCGTCACGCTGTCGGGCAAGGACATCGGCGAGTGGTCGACCCGCAAGCGCCGGGAGGCCGGCATCGGGTTCATCCCGGCCGACCGGCACCGGCACGGGTTGCTGCTCGACTCGCCGCTGTGGGAGAACCGGATCCTCGGCCACCAGACCGAGGAGCCCAACATCGCCGGGCCGCTGATCGACGCCAAGGGTGCGAAGGCCGACACCGAGCGCATCGTGGCCGCCGAGGACGTGCGCACCCCGTCGATCGACGTCACCGCCGGCTCGCTGTCGGGCGGCAACCAGCAGAAGCTGATCATCGGCCGCGAGATGGCGCACACGCCGAAGGTGCTGCTCGCCGCGCATCCGACCCGCGGCGTGGACGTCGGCGCCCAGGCCGCGATCTGGGACAAGCTCCGGGCGGCGCGCGCCGAAGGCATGGCGATGCTGCTGATCTCCGCCGACCTCGACGAGCTCATCGGGCTCTCGGACACCCTGCAGGTCATCCTGCGCGGCAGGCTCGTCCGGTCCTTCGACCCGTCGTCCGTCACCCCCGAGGACCTCGGGTCGGCGATGACCGGCGCCGACGGCGACGTCCGGCCGGCGTCCACCACGGGTCCGGGCGCCACCGCCTCCGGCACCAGCGCGACCGGCACCAGCGCGACCGGCTCCGGCGCGAGCACCGAGGAGGGATCGCGATGAGCGAGACGCCCACGACCCCCACGCAGCCGCCCAGCAGCGCCCCTCCCGTCTCCGACGAGATCACCGCTCCGTCGGTCAAGAGCACCCGCTGGCGCTCGCTGCTGCTCACCCTCGTCGCGCCGATCGCCGCGTTCATCGTGGCGCTCGTCGTCGTCATCATCGTCGTCCTCGCCTCCGGGCGCGGCATCGACGAAGTGTTCGCCTCCATCGACAA is from Cumulibacter manganitolerans and encodes:
- a CDS encoding BMP family lipoprotein; this translates as MIASLLSATMALSACGSDNKSGGSGDSGSGSKGGPVVAVAFDTGGRGDKSFNDAAAAGLDKAVEEFKLEKPTELSGKPDESDADKEDRLRQLADNGATAIVTVGFSYKNALETVAPDYPDVKFVLIDNSLEAKNVASYVFKDNENAFLVGAIAALTSKTGKIGFVGGVNETLINNFEKGFTAGAKQAKADIQVDVKYLTEAGDYSGYNDPGKGKVAAEGQYDGGADVVYAAAGLSNNGVFEAAAEKGKQAIGTDSDQYLTADASYKESIIASALKRIDTVVYDFIKSVKDDTFKAGTHAVGLKENGVDYVINNPQVKAAVDSKIQDLKKQIIDGKITVPSAN
- a CDS encoding ABC transporter ATP-binding protein, with translation MTTTPPRAASPSSAPDTPDRAALAVELDGITKRFPGVVANKDIFLKVRRGTVHAIVGENGAGKSTLMKTLYGMQRPDEGEIRIDGKQVRFATPSDAIKAGIGMVHQHFMLADNFTVLENIVLGAEKLYGIGDKAREVIRKIGEDYGLEVDPDELVENLGVGDRQRVEIIKVLYRGAKIIILDEPTAVLVPQEVDELFDNLRELKAEGYTVIFISHKLDEVLSVADDVTVIRRGTTVAAVDPKQTTARQLAELMVGNELPEPATRGNTVQQDNFVLDVRDLVVNDFSGRAVVDHISLQIRAGEILGIAGVEGNGQEELVEAIMGMDVIQGGTVTLSGKDIGEWSTRKRREAGIGFIPADRHRHGLLLDSPLWENRILGHQTEEPNIAGPLIDAKGAKADTERIVAAEDVRTPSIDVTAGSLSGGNQQKLIIGREMAHTPKVLLAAHPTRGVDVGAQAAIWDKLRAARAEGMAMLLISADLDELIGLSDTLQVILRGRLVRSFDPSSVTPEDLGSAMTGADGDVRPASTTGPGATASGTSATGTSATGSGASTEEGSR